In Gadus morhua chromosome 2, gadMor3.0, whole genome shotgun sequence, the DNA window TCACACACCAAACCCCCGTAACCATTGGTAAATATACCTTTATGAAGATTAGGATGGAAGTCACAGAGTCCCTCCTCCAGACTTTCTTGTGTATATTTGTTGTTGTCCTAATATAACATTCTGATcttgtcgtgtgtgtgcgtatgtgtgtgtttgtttgtgcttatTTGGTTCAGTAAACGGTGTGGTTTTGATAAACACTCACCATTGCAGGGAGCAGCTGTTTCCGTAAGGGATTGAGTTactgtttgtttctgtttctctgCATGGCAAAAGGGCCACTTATGAAGACTAACAGATAAATGGAAGATGCACAGTCAAATCAGATTCACCTTGCTCAGAATCTGATttgtggaggggcgggggggggggggggggggggcacatttAAGTTGTTTACATGTACAGAATcaatttgattggtttgggCAGGAGAAGTGAATAAGGCACTTCTGAATTCCATACATATTTAAGGATTTAACTGCCGTGGTTTTCACAAGTGTAATTAACTCCAGTGAGTTAGTTAGTTGGGACAGCAGAGTGCATTGAAGGATGTGTTCATCATCATACCGTAAAATACTCGTTTACAGTGAGTTGTCCATTATGTGAGTGCACGGAcgattgtgtgtgttgagttgtTTACACTCGTGTTAATACATGTTGGAGTCATTTAGTGGCAGGATAGTGTGATGTATATCATCATCACATATTTCCTATCTCCAAAAAAGAATACATCGGAGTCATTGACCTATAGAGTTTGAATAACCTTGATAAGCAAAGCTTATTGTGCATCAACTACAGAGACGTGCACGTCTACAAATATATCTTAAAGAAGGCCTGTTAATACAACactgaagggagggggggggggcagtgaggcTTGTTGTTAGGGGTTTCTGTGATATTTTCTAAGGGGGGGACCACTGGGGATGCCCTTTGATGCAACACCAGTTACGGCGGATCGTTTGGGGGTCAACAGCCTTCTGCTCGAGGAATCACTGTGCTACTCTAGCGACTTCTTTGCTTGGCAGAATAACCCCTGACTGTGTATGGGGTCCGGTATATCCCTCGATGCTTTTGAAGTGTAGTGCAGTCTGTTTACATCTCTGCAGACGAGGCGGTCAGAGGTGTTTGAGACTTTAAGTCTTTTTGTATAAACATCGCTTCTACTATCCAGACTTTATGTAAAGGCTTTTTGCGAGTTTATGGGTTGCGTTTATGTCCTACCCACCATGGGGGGCTTCAGTCCCCACATTGAGCTCAGTTGAACTTGTTTTCAAACAGCTGCCGCAATGCATTCTATGGCCTGCAGCTGATTCAAGGGCAGTTCATCCCTCAACTGAATAGCCACACCCTGCAATGGTTTGAAAAAACTCCCCTCTGACCACGGTATTACTTCTATCACATGTCCTcttcacttgtgtgtgtgtgtgtgtgtgactttgtgtgtgtgcctgtctgcctgtgctGTGGTCTAAATATATCCACTAGGGTTTAAATAAGGGCATCGTGCAGCCCAGAAAAATCTCTCTAGGTGTAAAAGGATCTGAGTGGAAAGACGAGGCTTAAATCAATACGGGGGCATTGTCTCTCAACTCGAAAAATACATCTGTGACTGTGGAGGAAAGTATGCCTCTGTGACACCGACTTCTGGAATGTTCCACAGGCTGCCTTCGCATCCCTGTAAAGTTCAGCAGAACTAAACTAAACTGATGTAATGATCGACTGTCGCTGCTGGCTATTTGATGACTATTGCGTTTTTTAAACTACATATTGCACATTGCAATCCTGCTCTCGAGGTTTGATTGCAGATACTTGAAGAGTAATTGTATTTTCATATCACTGTAACTTTATGGttcttctgtttgtgttttttttgagaAGGCATGCACAAGGTCCTTGTGTTATCGTTGTTTTGTTATTTCCAGACCAACCCTGTGTAGGCTTTTTGTCGCGCTGAGGTTATGAATGAGACCTGTTTACCCTTTGAGGAGACCATGTGATTTGCGCTCCCACGCCCATTGGCAGGGCGTTTCCATGGCAGCAGTCCTAGCATGGAACAGTGCACTCGCAGTCAGCCTAGAATGCAGGTCCTGTAATGGAGCCTTCAggggcttggtgtgtgtgtatgtgtgtgtgtgtgtgtgtggggggggggggggggggagcaaggaGGCTCTCAGAGTATCACAGCACAGCAATCTCTGATTTTGGCCACTCTTAAGCATGCCTGGCACTGTTGTATAtactagagggagagagagccagcaggGTTAGTCTATAAGCGTCCCCTGGAAAAGAAGCTCACGCGCTACAATTGTCAAGGTGGCGACGGTGCAAAGATCTAAAATAGACAATGGGTGGCCGGGCCTGTTTCTATTAATGTTTTTGTCTCATGAAAGACATCACTGGAGGCCCTTCTCCGAGATGTTAACATGGGCTATGGGTCTACTCTCCCAAAAAGCAACAAGAGTCCGTAGGACGATTCATCAAGGTTCTCTGCTGACCTCTGTTGGCCACGTCTGGTACTAAACGCGCACGCCCAGATATTGTCCCATGATGACGACGGCCtggaatgttgttgttgtgtggtgtCCTTTCACATTTATTGAAGTGTAGAAGAACTGGGAGTGACCTCAGGGCCACACTTTGATCCCTCAGCCAAAAAGTATATTCAAGTTTTTTCCACATTAACATCCGTAACAAGCAATTGTTTATAACACTGACTTTTGTTTTTCCCCACAGGGACTTCTGTGAGGTTTTGGCCCGTTGTCCGCATGCAGGGTATGACGACTCATTTCAAAACAAGCAAAGCTTTAAAGGTACGTCTGAATAGTGAGTTAGTCTCATCTGGTCCTGCATTCTGTGTCATTACTGTTCAGGAAGCTCAACTCattcccttctctcccttccctcccttctgccCCCAATAACTCTCGACTCTGAAACCCCCTCCCATCTGCCCCCAAGAACCCTggaccatttacattttttttaataaaaatataatataattataattttattcatatgcaagttttttttttttacctaccTTTTCACTATTCAGAACTGTTTTGCAATATTTAGAATTGATTAATTGTAAATAttacttaatttattttatttaatccaATTTTATCCTTCTCTACATTGCACCGTGGCTCAGAGACAAACAACATTTAGATTCCTCTGTTTGTCTTGTACATTTGTTGGAATTGTCAATAaggctgactttgactttgactttaaaCACGGCGGCTCCGTTAACCCCTGCCCCGTTTCCACGTCTTCTCCTTCAGGTCaagaaagaggagggagagaatgcCCCGGCGCTCAGCGACGACGAGCTGGTGGCCATGTCGGTGCGGGAGCTGAACCATCACCTGCGCGGCCTCACCAAGGAGGACATGGTGAGGCTGAAGCAGCGGCGGCGCACCCTCAAGAACCGCGGCTACGCGGCTAGCTGCCGCATCAAGCGGGTCACTcagaaggaggagctggagcgccAGAAGTGGGACCTGCAGCGCGAGGTGGACAAGCTGGCCCGCGAGAACGTCAGCATGCGGCTGGAGCTGGACGCCCTGCGCGCCAAGTACGAGGCCCTGCAGTGCTTCGCCCGGACCGTGACCTCGCTGTCCCCGGGGGGCAAGGTGGGCGCCACCAGCGTCATCACCATCGTTAAGTCGGCCAGACACGTCAGcatcaacaataacaacaacaacaacaacaccacaccgTTCTCGGCCGCCTCCTGAGGGGGTCATAAGAGTCCTGAGTTTTTAAATGCCCAGGTCTTGGCCATACATGCCTTGACCCCTcaaccttgaccccccccccctccccccccaatcTGCCCACTCTACTCATCCTCTACAGCTGGGGGGAAGCCTAGTTGTTAGGACTTTTAGGAGAATGCAGCAATTTGCCATGGCACCTGTGTTACGCTGCGTTCACTTCTTCTTTGTTGCCGTCTGTTTCCTTTTTCTTACATCGTCATTTTTCTGCGCACTATGTGAACGTcccctcccagcctccctcccAGCATCGGCAGGGCACCTTGGAAGATCCGTCCCTTGTTTTCCATGACGGAGAGAAGAGTCTTTGCGTCTTTACTCCTGCGCGAGTATGCGTTTACCTTGTGCCATACTGTAGTGGCATCGATCCGAGGCGACTCGGAGCCTCGGTTTTAAGCTTTTCTACTGCTGCAGAACGTCCGAGGTTTTTACTTGATGCAGATGTAAGAGTTGTTTTACTTGGTCCCATCTCAAAAGAACCCTGTGGGAGCATGCTCGTCCTTTTTATACCAGTGACCCGATGGAAGTGTAGCCATTGATGCTTAACCTTAAACCAACA includes these proteins:
- the mafk gene encoding transcription factor MafK, which translates into the protein MQGMTTHFKTSKALKVKKEEGENAPALSDDELVAMSVRELNHHLRGLTKEDMVRLKQRRRTLKNRGYAASCRIKRVTQKEELERQKWDLQREVDKLARENVSMRLELDALRAKYEALQCFARTVTSLSPGGKVGATSVITIVKSARHVSINNNNNNNNTTPFSAAS